The Phacochoerus africanus isolate WHEZ1 chromosome 3, ROS_Pafr_v1, whole genome shotgun sequence genome window below encodes:
- the DLX2 gene encoding homeobox protein DLX-2 translates to MTGVFDSLVADMHSTQITASSTYHQHQQPPSGGGAGPGGSNGSSLHKPQESPTLPVSTATDSSYYTNQQHPAGGGGGGGGSPYAHMGSYQYHASGLNNVPYSAKSGYDLGYTAAYTSYAPYGTSSSPANNEPEKEDLEPEIRIVNGKPKKVRKPRTIYSSFQLAALQRRFQKTQYLALPERAELAASLGLTQTQVKIWFQNRRSKFKKMWKSGEIPSEQHPGASASPPCASPPASAPASWDFGAPQRMGGGGGPGSGGSGAGSSGSSPSSAASAFLGNYPWYHQASSSATHLQAAAPLLHPTQTPQPHHHHHHHHHGGGGAPVSAGTIF, encoded by the exons ATGACTGGAGTCTTTGACAGTCTAGTGGCTGATATGCACTCGACCCAGATCACGGCCTCCAGCACGTaccaccagcaccagcagccCCCGAGCGGCGGCGGCGCTGGCCCCGGCGGCAGCAACGGCAGCAGCCTCCACAAGCCCCAGGAGTCGCCCACCCTCCCGGTGTCCACAGCTACCGACAGCAGCTATTACACCAACCAGCAACACCCAGcgggcggcggaggcggcggtgGGGGCTCACCCTACGCGCACATGGGTTCCTACCAGTACCACGCCAGCGGCCTCAACAACGTCCCTTATTCAGCCAAGAGCGGCTACGACCTGGGCTACACCGCCGCCTACACCTCCTACGCGCCCTACGGGACCAGTTCGTCCCCGGCCAACAACGAACCTG AGAAAGAGGACCTCGAGCCTGAAATCCGGATAGTAAACGGGAAGCCAAAGAAAGTCCGGAAACCTCGAACCATCTACTCCAGTTTCCAGCTGGCAGCTCTTCAGCGGCGTTTCCAAAAGACTCAATACCTGGCACTGCCCGAGCGAGCCGAGCTGGCGGCGTCTCTGGGCCTCACCCAGACTCAG GTCAAAATCTGGTTCCAGAACCGCCGATCCAAGTTCAAGAAGATGTGGAAGAGCGGTGAGATCCCTTCGGAGCAGCACCCGGGGGCCAGCGCCTCGCCACCTTGTGCTTCGCCACCGGCCTCGGCACCCGCCTCCTGGGACTTCGGTGCGCCGCAGCGGatgggaggcggcggcggcccgggCAGCGGTGGCAGCGGCGCGGGTAGCTCCGGCTCCAGCCCGAGCAGCGCGGCCTCGGCTTTCCTGGGCAACTACCCGTGGTACCACCAGGCCTCGAGCTCCGCCACGCACCTGCAGGCCGCGGCGCCGCTGCTGCACCCGACGCAGACCCCGCAGccgcatcaccaccaccaccaccaccaccacggcgGCGGGGGCGCCCCCGTGAGCGCGGGGACGATTTTCTAA
- the DLX1 gene encoding homeobox protein DLX-1 isoform X1 — protein MTMTTMPESLNSPVSGKAVFMEFGPPNQQMSPSPMSHGHYSMHCLHSAGHSQPDGAYSSASSFSRPLGYPYVNSVSSHASSPYISSVQSYPGSASLAQSRLEDPGADSEKSTVVEGGEVRFNGKGKKIRKPRTIYSSLQLQALNRRFQQTQYLALPERAELAASLGLTQTQVKIWFQNKRSKFKKLMKQGGAALEGSALANGRALSAGSPPVPPGWNPNSSSAKGSGGSAGSYIPSYTSWYPSAHQEAMQQPQLM, from the exons ATGACCATGACCACCATGCCAGAAAGTCTCAACAGCCCCGTGTCGGGCAAGGCGGTGTTTATGGAGTTTGGGCCGCCCAACCAGCAAATGTCTCCTTCTCCCATGTCCCACGGGCACTACTCCATGCACTGTTTACACTCGGCGGGCCATTCGCAGCCCGACGGCGCCTACAGCTCGGCCTCGTCCTTCTCCCGACCGCTGGGCTACCCCTACGTCAACTCGGTCAGCAGCCACGCGTCCAGCCCCTACATCAGTTCGGTGCAGTCCTACCCGGGCAGCGCCAGCCTCGCCCAGAGCCGCCTGGAGGACCCAG GGGCTGACTCCGAGAAGAGCACTGTGGTGGAAGGCGGTGAAGTGCGCTTCAATGGCAAGGGGAAAAAGATCCGTAAACCCAGGACGATTTATTCCAGTTTGCAGTTGCAGGCTTTGAACCGGAGGTTCCAGCAAACTCAGTACCTAGCTCTGCCCGAGAGGGCGGAGCTCGCGGCCTCCCTGGGACTCACGCAGACGCAG GTCAAGATCTGGTTCCAGAACAAGCGCTCCAAGTTCAAGAAGCTGATGAAGCAGGGTGGGGCGGCCCTGGAGGGTAGCGCGCTGGCCAACGGCCGGGCTCTGTCTGCCGGCTCTCCGCCGGTGCCTCCGGGTTGGAACCCCAACTCGTCTTCCGCGAAGGGCTCGGGAGGCAGCGCGGGCTCCTACATCCCCAGCTATACGTCATGGTACCCCTCGGCGCACCAAGAAGCTATGCAGCAACCCCAGCTCATGTGA
- the DLX1 gene encoding homeobox protein DLX-1 isoform X2, with translation MTMTTMPESLNSPVSGKAVFMEFGPPNQQMSPSPMSHGHYSMHCLHSAGHSQPDGAYSSASSFSRPLGYPYVNSVSSHASSPYISSVQSYPGSASLAQSRLEDPGQDLVPEQALQVQEADEAGWGGPGG, from the exons ATGACCATGACCACCATGCCAGAAAGTCTCAACAGCCCCGTGTCGGGCAAGGCGGTGTTTATGGAGTTTGGGCCGCCCAACCAGCAAATGTCTCCTTCTCCCATGTCCCACGGGCACTACTCCATGCACTGTTTACACTCGGCGGGCCATTCGCAGCCCGACGGCGCCTACAGCTCGGCCTCGTCCTTCTCCCGACCGCTGGGCTACCCCTACGTCAACTCGGTCAGCAGCCACGCGTCCAGCCCCTACATCAGTTCGGTGCAGTCCTACCCGGGCAGCGCCAGCCTCGCCCAGAGCCGCCTGGAGGACCCAG GTCAAGATCTGGTTCCAGAACAAGCGCTCCAAGTTCAAGAAGCTGATGAAGCAGGGTGGGGCGGCCCTGGAGGGTAG